The following coding sequences lie in one Sorghum bicolor cultivar BTx623 chromosome 6, Sorghum_bicolor_NCBIv3, whole genome shotgun sequence genomic window:
- the LOC110436297 gene encoding calcium-dependent protein kinase 27-like codes for MGFAEKKKFAECGIRGHSSNTGPGNLAVATRPPVPLHAHPAAPSPPPQHVWPPPARPRSLASAHQWRPRPSPHSPSRPPEAGAPTPSRPPAWRRPWPRTTPSSGASCLGVWSKLPRRRWRRRRRRSSRRRRRQASGVRPREISPERIFYIFGWIILCAELIGESKSVGINATQECRKKLDRHRMEVMFQWMQNLGASMGQPPPPELLAPLPPPEGTPNQSAASNNMPH; via the exons atgggctttgccga aaaaaaaaagtttgccgAGTGCGGGATCCGGGGGCACTCGTCAAACACCGGACCAGGTAACTTAGCCGTGGCCACACGCCCTCCCGTGCCATTGCACGCGCATCCGGCCGCTCCCTCGCCTCCGCCACAGCACGTCTGGCCACCGCCTGCGCGCCCCCgttccctcgcctccgcccaccAGTGGCGTCCCCGGCCAAGCCCGCATTCTCCCTCGCGCCCGCCCGAAGCCGGCGCCCCCACTCCCTCGCGCCCACCGGCCTGGCGGCGCCCCTGGCCACGGACGACTCCCTCATCTGGAGCAAGCTGCCTCGGTGTCTGGAGCAAGCTGCCTCGGcgtcggtggcggcggcggcggcgtaggTCGAGCCGTAGACGGCGGCGGCAGGCGAGCGGCGTGCGGCCGAGGGAAATTTCCCCAGAAAG gatattttatatatttggaTGGATTATTCTGTGCGCCGAGCTGATTGGCGAATCGAAATCTGTTGGCATTAACGCAACTCAGGAGTGCAG GAAGAAGCTAGATCGACACCGGATGGAGGTGATGTTTCAGTGGATGCAAAATCTTGGCGCGAGTATGGGTCAACCTCCTCCACCTGAGCTACTTGCTCCATTGCCTCCTCCTGAAGGCACTCCT AATCAATCGGCGGCTTCAAATAATATGCCTCATTAG
- the LOC8083391 gene encoding uncharacterized protein LOC8083391 encodes MAETERRRRQLLRQRQNKQLDAEQCAATAAAARFQRLPPELLAEIHHRLDFLSGLAFASVCGLKLETPPWLLLPGPKEYDAKATVLSLADGESATVRTSDVALRGHVVIGSSGGWLVTTDDRAALRMANPVTGAHADLPPISTVPFIQPHYGGGWFFLDFAPFLQMRFGGSPPPPEHRHGQRTPAYTVTAAQMRQLVYRKVVLSASPHPGSYAAMLIMDRSIGAPAFASAEDAAWRMAPTRGDVEDAIHHGGRFLSITYTGHVQAWQRNVDTGEFTGDAAVAPRLSYKDKDLRRKYLAVSTDGRLMVVLKHSRDEENTSRRYRSISMDTRVFFKVQILDHDKGRWEEAADIGDAAIFVGVNGSLCLSTTEHQGIMPGCVYFTDDDVGGACLRNGKSSNFVSLWDELRDVGVYSLKAGRVEKIDAVGKHLLWPPPAWFTPSFL; translated from the coding sequence ATGGCAGAAacagagcgccgccgccgccaactcCTGCGGCAGAGGCAGAACAAGCAGTTGGATGCTGAGCAGTGTGCCGCCACCGCTGCCGCTGCCAGGTTCCAGCGCCTCCCGCCCGAGCTACTGGCCGAGATCCACCACCGCCTCGACTTCCTCAGCGGCCTCGCCTTCGCCTCCGTCTGCGGCCTGAAGCTGGAGACGCCGCCGTGGCTCCTCCTCCCTGGCCCCAAGGAGTACGATGCGAAGGCCACGGTCCTGTCCCTGGCCGACGGCGAATCCGCCACCGTGCGCACTTCGGACGTCGCCTTGCGCGGCCACGTCGTCATCGGTTCCTCCGGCGGGTGGCTCGTGACCACCGACGACCGGGCCGCCCTCCGCATGGCTAACCCGGTCACCGGAGCGCACGCCGACCTGCCGCCCATCTCCACCGTCCCCTTCATCCAGCCGCATTACGGTGGCGGCTGGTTCTTCCTCGACTTTGCGCCCTTCCTGCAGATGCGTTTCGgaggctcgccgccgccgcctgagcACAGACACGGGCAGCGCACGCCGGCGTACACGGTCACGGCCGCCCAGATGCGGCAGCTCGTCTACCGCAAGGTCGTCCTCTCCGCGTCGCCGCACCCGGGCAGCTACGCCGCCATGCTCATCATGGACAGGTCCATCGGCGCCCCGGCCTTCGCGTCGGCGGAGGACGCCGCGTGGAGGATGGCGCCCACCCGCGGCGACGTCGAGGACGCCATACACCACGGCGGTCGCTTCTTGTCCATCACCTACACCGGCCACGTCCAGGCGTGGCAGCGCAACGTTGACACCGGCGAGTTCACCGGCGACGCCGCCGTCGCGCCGAGGCTGTCTTACAAGGACAAAGACCTCCGCCGCAAGTACCTCGCCGTGTCGACGGACGGGCGGCTGATGGTGGTGCTCAAACACTCTAGGGATGAGGAAAACACTAGCCGTCGGTACCGCTCCATCTCCATGGACACGCGCGTCTTCTTCAAGGTCCAGATACTGGACCATGACAAGGGCCGGTGGGAGGAGGCGGCAGACATCGGCGACGCCGCAATCTTCGTCGGCGTCAATGGATCGCTGTGCCTGTCGACGACGGAGCACCAGGGCATCATGCCCGGCTGTGTCTACTTCACTGACGACGATGTCGGTGGTGCCTGCCTGCGCAACGGGAAGAGCTCCAATTTCGTCTCACTATGGGACGAGCTCAGGGACGTTGGCGTCTATAGCCTAAAGGCCGGCAGGGTCGAGAAGATAGATGCGGTCGGCAAGCATCTGCTatggccgccgccggcgtgGTTCACTCCTTCCTTTCTGTGA